The region CACGGCGCGCTGCTCGACTCCGAACTGCTCGCCGAGGTCTATATCGAGATGATCGGCGGCAGGCAGGCCGCATTCGGCCTGAGTATGACCGCTACATCGGCTCAGAACGGTCGCGGCGACGGGGCGGAGGAAGACGACGTGGTGATCGCCTCCGTGCTCGAGCGGCCCCGCCCGCTTGCCCCTCGTCTCAGCCAGTCCGAGGCGCAGGCGCATGAGGCGCTCGTCGCCAAGCTCGGCGAAAAAGGCATCTGGGCGAAATACGCCAATTTGAATTAAAACCGGCCTCAATTGAAAATGCCCGGGACTTGCCCGGGCATCCGCATCTCAGAGAAAAACATCCGCTCAGTTCGGAACGGCCTGGACCTTGGCGCGCGCCTGTTCTTCGGCAACGCGCTGGGCGAACATCTGGGTGAAATCGATCGGGTCGATCATCAGCGGTGGGAAACCGCCGTTGCGGGTCACGTCGGCGATGATCTGACGGGCGAAGGGGAAAAGCATGCGCGGGCACTCGATGAAGAGAACCGGCAGCATGTGTTCCTGCGGGAAACCAGCAACGCGGAAGACGCCGCCATAGGTGAGTTCGGCATGGAAAACCGTCTTGTCGCCGTCCTTGGCTTCGGCATTCAGCGACAGCACGACATCGAAATCCGTATCCGAAAGCGGGTTGGCGTTGACGTTCACATTGATGTTGATCGTCGGCGCCTTGTCGCGGGCCTGCAGCGAACGCGGCGCGCCCGGATTTTCGAAGGAGAGATCCTTGGTATATTGCGCAAGGATCGAGAGGGTGGGGCTGGCCGCACCGTTGCTGTTGTTATCGTCTGCCATTGGCTTTTCCTCGAGGGGCATGGGAATGGTGCCGCCATCTAACATTTCAGGGAAGGGCTTACAACCCTGGGCGCTTGGCGCCGTTGATCGGCCGCAGCGCCTCAATCGCCGAGATGTTTGCCCGACCATGGCGAGTTGCGGTCCGGCTCCCTATGATAGTCCTCATCGTCGAGATCGACCACCTTCGAGTTCGGCCTGCGGTCGCGGAAATCGGGTTGCGGGCCGGCAGAATAGCCGCCCTTGGCATTGACGACGACGAAGCGTTTGGCGATCGCCCGCCAGACGAGTTCGCGCACCGGCGGGATGAGAATGAGGATCGCGATGATGTCGGTGAGGAAGCCGGGAATGATCAGCAGCAGCGAGGCGATGACGTTCATCGCCGGCCGCAGCAACTCGCGCCCCGGCATAACCCCGTTTCGTCCCTCGCTCGACATGCGGCGCAAAATACCGATGCCCTGCCGGCGCAGCAGACCGACCCCGAGAACGAAGCCCAGCATGACGAGCGCCAGCGTCAGCCACAATCCGATTGCCCGGCCGACGACGACGAAACCGGCAATTTCGGCGAGCGGCAGCAGCAGAATGAAAGCTG is a window of Rhizobium sp. N324 DNA encoding:
- a CDS encoding FxsA family protein, translated to MGFSILPAFILLLPLAEIAGFVVVGRAIGLWLTLALVMLGFVLGVGLLRRQGIGILRRMSSEGRNGVMPGRELLRPAMNVIASLLLIIPGFLTDIIAILILIPPVRELVWRAIAKRFVVVNAKGGYSAGPQPDFRDRRPNSKVVDLDDEDYHREPDRNSPWSGKHLGD
- the secB gene encoding protein-export chaperone SecB — its product is MADDNNSNGAASPTLSILAQYTKDLSFENPGAPRSLQARDKAPTININVNVNANPLSDTDFDVVLSLNAEAKDGDKTVFHAELTYGGVFRVAGFPQEHMLPVLFIECPRMLFPFARQIIADVTRNGGFPPLMIDPIDFTQMFAQRVAEEQARAKVQAVPN